In Rosa chinensis cultivar Old Blush chromosome 1, RchiOBHm-V2, whole genome shotgun sequence, a genomic segment contains:
- the LOC112178514 gene encoding cytochrome P450 704C1, protein MKHTPPRTHLALVMEFLLSNPVFFFTALALVLSIFTVQVLKRKLSKRKKYPPVAGTVLHQLRNFKRVHDYMTDLAAKYKTYRLLGPFRTEIYTSDPANVEYILKSNFDNYGKGWYNYNILRDLLGDGIFAVDGEKWRQQRKISSHEFSTRMLRDFSSVIFQKSAAKLAYKLSEIATSNETIEIQDVFMKLALDSIFQVAFGVELDNMCESSEEGKSFGDAFDNSSALTLFRYVDVFWGIKKFLNVGSEALLRKNTKIVDDFVYKLIHRKIEQMKKEDDSSETMGREDILSRFLRVSKTDLTYLRDIILNFVIAGKDTTATTLSWFIYLLCKHRSVQEKISQEVEQVTGMKKITNFSEFASSLSEDVLEKMQYLHAAITETLRIYPAVPVDAKICFSDDTLPDGFSVRKGDLVAYQPYAMGRMKTIWGDDAEQFKPERWLDKNGVFQPESPFKFTAFQAGPRICLGKEFAYRQMKIVLAVLLGCFKFKMGDENRVVTYRTMINLHIDGGLEVHTFQRY, encoded by the exons ATGAAACACACACCCCCAAGAACGCATTTGGCACTAGTCATGGAGTTTCTTCTCTCAAACCCCGTTTTCTTCTTCACAGCTTTGGCTCTAGTCCTATCCATTTTCACTGTCCAAGTCCTAAAAAGGAAGCTGAGCAAGAGAAAGAAGTACCCACCAGTAGCTGGGACAGTACTTCATCAGCTGCGTAACTTCAAACGGGTGCACGATTACATGACTGATCTCGCTGCCAAATACAAGACTTACAGGCTGCTCGGCCCCTTCAGGACTGAGATCTATACCTCAGACCCGGCAAATGTTGAGTACATACTCAAATCGAACTTCGATAACTACGGAAAG GGATGGTATAATTACAATATTCTGAGGGATCTTCTAGGGGATGGAATTTTTGCAGTTGATGGAGAAAAGTGGCGCCAACAGAGGAAGATATCGAGCCATGAGTTTTCGACAAGGATGTTGAGGGACTTCAGTAGTGTAATCTTCCAGAAAAGTGCAGCAAAACTTGCTTACAAATTGTCTGAAATTGCAACTTCCAACGAGACAATTGAAATTCAA GATGTGTTTATGAAATTAGCCTTGGATTCGATATTCCAAGTAGCATTTGGTGTTGAACTAGACAACATGTGTGAATCAAGTGAAGAAGGCAAGAGTTTTGGTGACGCTTTTGATAATTCAAGTGCATTGACCCTCTTTCGTTACGTTGATGTCTTCTGGGGGATCAAGAAGTTTCTGAATGTAGGATCAGAAGCCCTCTTAAGGAAGAATACCAAAATCGTTGATGATTTCGTGTATAAGTTAATCCACAGaaaaattgaacaaatgaagaaagAGGACGACTCTTCTGAGACT ATGGGGAGAGAAGACATTTTATCACGGTTTCTGCGAGTGAGCAAGACTGATCTGACGTACTTGAGAGATATAATTCTCAATTTTGTTATAGCTGGCAAAGACACAACAGCAACCACACTTTCCTGGTTCATTTACTTGCTCTGCAAGCACCGTTCAGTCCAAGAAAAAATTTCACAAGAGGTGGAGCAAGTAACTGGCATGAAAAAGATCACAAACTTCTCTGAGTTCGCGTCAAGTTTGAGTGAAGATGTTTTGGAAAAGATGCAGTATCTTCATGCTGCAATCACTGAAACTCTTAGAATCTATCCTGCAGTTCCTGTG GATGCAAAGATATGTTTTTCTGATGATACTCTGCCGGATGGATTCAGTGTGAGGAAAGGAGATCTGGTAGCATACCAACCTTATGCAATGGGAAGGATGAAAACAATATGGGGAGATGACGCTGAACAGTTCAAACCAGAGAGGTGGCTCGACAAGAATGGAGTCTTCCAGCCAGAGAGCCCCTTCAAGTTTACAGCTTTTCAG GCCGGGCCGCGAATATGTCTCGGAAAGGAGTTTGCTTACAGACAAATGAAGATCGTTTTAGCTGTTTTGTTGGGCTGTTTCAAGTTCAAGATGGGTGACGAAAACAGAGTTGTAACTTACAGGACGATGATTAACCTTCACATTGATGGGGGTTTAGAGGTTCATACATTTCAGAGATACTGA
- the LOC112178529 gene encoding nucleolar protein 58 encodes MGGKGIRRRAKNYREAHGGYSRLPPPPDRSQIDTLPSKLRKILSYSTPQGSLKPAKDAEQKKKRDGVGAAQPKKDKDEVEVEEASMEDGDSAENVAPQHSDEKKKKKRKRKQVLDLRFEAEALEQSGGRLKRKERKKKYLEAKKNKNKKGKKEDNVDDFPGREKIRFGEVVQAPPKLVAPKAFKNVQDASKERVRVNAIEAYRQRKKWNSRPGIQLPTPVTASL; translated from the exons ATGGGAGGTAAAGGAATTAGACGGAGAGCCAAGAACTACAGAGAAGCCCACGGCGGTTACAGTAGGCTTCCGCCGCCGCCTGATCGTTCTCAAATCGACACTTTGCCCTCTAAACTCCGCAAAATCCTCTCCTACTCCACTCCCCAAG GCTCTTTGAAGCCTGCCAAAGATGctgagcagaagaagaagagagatggAGTTGGTGCTGCTCAACCA AAGAAGGATAAGGATGAAGTGGAGGTAGAAGAAGCTAGTATGGAAGATGGGGATAGTGCTGAGAATGTTGCACCTCAGCATTCggatgagaagaaaaagaagaaacgaAAGCGAAAGCAAGTGCTTGACCTTCGATTTGAAGCAGAAGCACTGGAGCAATCGGGAGGCCGTCTGAAAAGAAAGGAGCGCAAGAAAAA GTACTTGgaagcaaagaaaaacaaaaacaaaaagggcaAGAAAGAAGATAATGTAGACGACTTTCCTGGACGTGAGAAGATTAGATTTGGAGAGGTGGTTCAAGCTCCTCCAAAGTTGGTTGCTCCTAAG GCATTTAAGAATGTACAAGATGCTTCGAAGGAGCGGGTTCGGGTCAATGCTATTGAGGCATACAGGCAACGCAAAAAATGGAACTCAAGACCAGGGATTCAGCTCCCTACTCCTGTGACTGCATCCTTGTAA
- the LOC112178499 gene encoding BEACH domain-containing protein C2 codes for MEEEEERKKEVENISRKDTNNHELVSGVQENVDPSPQEATVNTDGKADAGRNSVTLQVTDSVPKVLDEDQFEQVNLKEQDKNVGASHSSHVESNRSSNSDNARQSYGGFEVASQAFTSEFDTSMVDEMHDDQSTWSPRQDSQFGHSNYTSMSAASFDSSSYYGDAGYSPVSSPPKPRQKPVMPNVSPELLHLVDSAIMGKPESLDKLKNIVSGVESFGTGEEMESIAYLVVDSLIATMGGVESYEEDEDNNPPSVMLNSRAAIVAGELIPSLPGFGDSHAIMSPRTRMVRGLLAILRACTRNRAMCSMAGLLGVLLRSAEKIFMQDVNSTEQMRWDGTPLCYCIQHLAGHSLSVVDMHRWFQVITRTLTTVWATRLMLALEKAMGGKESRGPACTFEFDGESSGLLGPGESRWPFANGYAFATWIYIESFADTLNAATAAAAIAAAAAAKSGKSSAMSAAAAASALAGEGTAHMPRLFSFLSADNQGLEAYFHAQFLVVECGSGKGKKSSLHFTHAFKPQCWYFIGLEHTCKQGLLGKADSELRLYIDGSLYETRPFEFPRISKPLAFCCIGTNPPATMAGLQRRRRQCPLFAEMGPVYIFKEPIGPERMSRLASRGGDALPSFGHGAGLPWLATNMEVQNMAEESSLLDAEIGGLIHLFYHPSLLSGRFCPDASPSGASGMLRRPAEVLGQVHIATRVRPVAALWAFSYGGPMSLLPLAVSNVDKDTLEPQQGNPSLSLATTALAAPIFRIISTAIRHPWNSEELCRTKGPEVLSRILNYLLQTLSSLYAGKQNGVGDEELVASVLSLCQSQQKNYALKVQLFSTLLLDLKVWSLCNYGLQKKLLSSLADMVFTESSVMRDANAIQMLLDSCRRCYWTIREKDSVNTFSLSLHEASRPVGEVNALVDELLVIIELLLVAAPPSLASDDVRCLLGFMVDCPQPNQVARVLHLIYRLVVQPNTSRAQTFAEAFIACGGVETLLVLLQREAKVGDYSVPESMTKTDEVLSVQPPEQDGSVGGVSEKNQDDEVELSKEKENLHEKVVESQSHDGASSPISVSPELNIARMTSASESTFIKNLGGIALSISADNARNNVYNIDKSDGVVARIIGLLGALVAFGYLKIGSTASSDMTNNLLGSALHDGGGGMFEDKVSLLLFALQKAFQAAPNRLLTSNVYAALLGASINASSTDEGLNFYDSGHQFEHLQLLLVLLRSLPYAPKAFQTRALQDLLFLACSQSENRSSLTNMEEWPEWILEVLISNYEMGASKHSDSARSGDIEDLIHNFLIIMLEHSMRQKDGWKDIEATIHCAEWLSIVGGSSTGDQRVRREESLPIFKRRLLGGLLDFAARELQVQTQVIAAASANVASGTSSPKDAKAEAENVAQLSVALVENAIVILMLVEDHLRLQCKLSSVSRATDSSPSPLSLVSPLNNQSNSSNTVGGDSFGALGDRKSLSSDSGGLPLDLLASMADANGQVSAAVMERLTAAAAAEPYGSVSCAFVSYGSCTADLAMGWKYRSRLWYGVGIPSNTAAFGGGGSGRESWMAALEKDANGNWIELPLVKKSVAMLQALLLDDSGLGGGLGIGGGSGTGMGGMAALYQLLDSDQPFLCMLRMTLLSMREEDDGEESMLMSNVSIDVGKSDGRKPRSALLWSVLSPVLNMPISDSKRQRVLVASCVLYSELYHAVGRDGKPLRKLYLEAIVPPFVAVLRRWRPILAGIHELATADGLNPLMVEDRALAADALPIEAALAMISPAWAAAFASPPAAMALAMIAAGASGGETPAPPTTSQLRRDSSLLERKTNKLHTFSSFQKPLEQPEKAPALPKDKAAAKAAALAAARDLERNNKIGSGRGLSAVAMATSAQRRSAGDMERVKRWNIAEAMEVAWMECLQPVDTRSVYGKDFNALSYKFIAVLVASFALARNIQRSEVDRRSQVDLITRHRLGKGSRAWRKLMHCLIEMKCLLGPSGDQLCNQSPVFWKLDFMESSSRMRRCVRRNYEGSDHFGAAANFEDPIKTKEQENVISSSNAPILAAEAIAVEAVNEDDEQGEIENMDGRPYGMEESGENHSRLSETAEKSLLAPAESDDTQVAGEPGLVQSSSPIAAGYVPSELDERIVLELPSSMVRPLRVISGTFQVTSRRINFIVDNSDVNGSLDELDCKEMREEHKDRSWSMSSLHQIYSRRYLLRRSALELFLVDRSNFFFDFGSTEGRRNAYRAIVQARPPHLNNIYLATQRPEQLLKRTQLMERWARWEISNFEYLMQLNTLAGRSYNDITQYPVFPWILSDYSSKTLDLADPSSYRDLSKPVGALNSDRLEKFQERYSSFEDPVIPKFHYGSHYSSAGTVLYYLVRVEPFTTLSIQLQGGKFDHADRMFSDIASTWNGVTEDMSDVKELVPELFYLPEILTNENSIDFGTTQTGGKLGSVKLPPWAENPIDFIHKHRKALESEHVSAHLHEWIDLIFGYKQRGKEAILANNVFFYITYEGTVDIDKISDPVQQRATQDQIAYFGQTPSQLLTIPHLKKMPLADVLHLQTIFRNPKEVKQYAVPAPERCNLPAAGIHASSDTVVIVDMHAPAAHVAQHKWQPNTPDGQGMPFLFQHGKPAASSTGGAFMRMFKGPAGSGSEDWLFPQALAFATSGIRSSAIVSITCDKEVITGGHVDNSIKLVSSDGAKTLETAFGHCAPVTCLGLSPDSNYLVTGSRDTTVLLWRVHRAFTSRSSSVSESSSGTPGTTSNSNLSHILADKSRRRRIEGPIHVLRGHQREILSCCVSSDLGIVVSCSQSSDVLLHSIRRGRLIRRLPGVEAHAVCLSSEGVVLTWNKTLNTLSTFTLNGSLIARAQLPVSGSISCMEISVDGWSALIGINLSIESDRTFSGSWDSKLKNTEFEDLSLESEGTEEINRLDTPSPSICFLDIHTLKVFHILKLGEGREITSLALNTDNTNLLVSTADKQLIIFTDPALSLKVVDQMLKLGWEGDGLSPLIKS; via the exons atggaagaagaagaggagaggaagaaggaggTTGAAAATATTTCCAGGAAGGATACAAATAATCATGAGCTGGTTAGTGGTGTACAGGAAAATGTTGATCCATCTCCACAGGAAGCTACCGTTAATACTGATGGTAAAGCTGATGCAGGACGGAATAGTGTAACATTGCAGGTAACAGATTCTGTACCTAAAGTTTTGGATGAAGACCAATTCGAGCAGGTCAACTTGAAAGAACAAGATAAGAATGTTGGTGCATCTCATAGCAGTCATGTGGAATCAAATCGGTCATCAAATTCAGACAATGCCAGACAATCATATGGTGGGTTTGAAGTTGCCTCACAGGCTTTTACATCAGAATTCGATACTTCTATGGTTGATGAAATGCATGATGATCAGTCTACCTGGAGCCCACGTCAGGACAGTCAATTTGGTCACTCTAACTACACATCTATGTCGGCTGCTAGttttgattcttcttcttattaTGGGGATGCAGGTTATTCTCCTGTTAGTTCACCCCCAAAACCAAGGCAGAAACCTGTTATGCCCAATGTATCTCCGGAGTTACTACATTTGGTGGATTCTGCCATCATGGGAAAGCCTGAAAGTTTGGACAAACTGAAGAATATTGTTAGTGGTGTGGAGAGTTTTGGAACTGGGGAGGAAATGGAGAGCATTGCTTACTTGGTAGTTGATTCGCTTATTGCAACAATGGGTGGTGTTGAAAGttatgaagaagatgaggatAACAATCCTCCTAGCGTGATGCTAAACTCTCGAGCTGCCATTGTAGCAGGCGAACTTATTCCCTCGCTTCCTGGGTTTGGTGATAGTCATGCTATCATGTCCCCTCGCACACGAATGGTGAGGGGGCTGCTTGCAATATTACGGGCTTGTACAAGAAACAGAGCGATGTGCTCAATGGCTGGTTTATTAGGAGTTCTATTAAGGTCAGCAGAGAAGATTTTTATGCAGGATGTTAATTCAACGGAGCAAATGAGATGGGATGGAACTCCCTTATGTTACTGCATTCAACATTTAGCAGGGCATTCACTTAGTGTAGTTGATATGCACAGATGGTTTCAAGTCATTACTCGAACGCTTACCACAGTATGGGCAACCCGATTAATGCTTGCACTGGAGAAGGCAATGGGTGGAAAGGAGTCGAGGGGACCTGCatgtacttttgagtttgatgGTGAAAGTTCAGGTTTGCTTGGTCCAGGGGAAAGCCGTTGGCCATTTGCCAATgggtatgcgtttgcaacatggATTTACATTGAATCATTTGCAGATACATTGAATGCAGCAACTGCTGCAGCAGCGATTGCTGCAGCTGCTGCTGCCAAATCAGGAAAGTCGTCGGCAATGtcggctgctgctgctgccagTGCACTTGCTGGTGAAGGCACAGCACACATGCCACGGTTGTTCAGTTTCTTATCTGCTGACAATCAGGGGTTAGAGGCATACTTCCACGCACAGTTTTTGGTGGTCGAATGTGGTAGTGGAAAGGGTAAGAAATCTTCATTACATTTTACGCATGCATTCAAGCCGCAATGCTGGTACTTCATTGGTCTAGAGCATACTTGCAAGCAAGGGCTGCTTGGGAAAGCAGACAGTGAATTAAGATTGTATATTGATGGTTCGCTGTACGAAACTCGACCTTTTGAGTTCCCCCGGATCTCTAAGCCACTTGCATTTTGCTGCATTGGGACAAATCCTCCTGCTACAATGGCTGGATTACAACGTCGTCGCCGTCAATGCCCTTTGTTTGCTGAGATGGGGCCTGTTTATATTTTTAAGGAACCAATTGGTCCAGAAAGGATGTCACGTTTGGCTTCTAGGGGAGGGGATGCACTTCCTTCTTTTGGTCATGGGGCAGGGCTGCCATGGCTAGCAACAAACATGGAAGTGCAAAATATGGCAGAGGAAAGTTCACTTTTGGATGCAGAAATTGGAGGACTCATTCACCTTTTCTACCACCCCAGTTTGCTCAGCGGGCGGTTCTGTCCAGATGCTTCCCCGAGTGGTGCCTCAG GCATGCTTCGACGACCAGCAGAGGTTCTTGGGCAGGTACATATTGCTACACGAGTGCGGCCTGTAGCAGCTCTATGGGCCTTTTCCTATGGGGGTCCTATGTCTTTACTTCCTTTAGCAGTTAGCAATGTGGATAAAGATACCCTTGAACCACAACAAGGGAATCCCTCTTTGTCTTTGGCTACCACTGCTCTTGCTGCTCCGATATTCCGAATAATTAGCACTGCTATTCGACACCCTTGGAACAGTGAAGAGTTGTGTCGTACCAAAGGGCCTGAGGTTCTGTCAAGAATCTTGAACTATCTTTTGCAAACTTTGTCTTCACTTTATGCTGGAAAACAAAATGGTGTGGGCGATGAGGAGCTTGTTGCGTCCGTTTTATCACTATGTCAATCTCAGCAGAAGAACTATGCACTCAAGGTGCAGCTTTTCAGTACATTGCTATTGGATCTAAAAGTTTGGAGCTTATGTAACTATGGGCTACAAAAGAAGCTTCTGTCATCACTTGCAGACATGGTTTTTACAGAGTCATCAGTAATGCGAGATGCTAATGCCATTCAGATGCTTCTTGACAGTTGCAGAAGATGCTATTGGACAATTCGCGAAAAGGATTCAGTGAATACTTTTTCTCTTTCACTTCATGAGGCAAGCCGGCCTGTGGGTGAGGTGAATGCTTTGGTTGATGAACTCTTGGTCATTATTGAACTTCTTCTAGTAGCAGCACCTCCTTCATTGGCTTCAGATGACGTTCGTTGTTTACTGGGGTTCATGGTTGACTGCCCACAACCCAATCAG GTTGCAAGGGTCTTGCATCTGATTTATAGATTGGTGGTACAGCCAAATACATCAAGAGCTCAGACATTTGCAGAGGCATTTATAGCTTGTGGTGGGGTAGAGACCCTTCTTGTTTTGTTGCAACGAGAAGCCAAAGTGGGTGACTACAGTGTTCCAGAATCCATGACCAAGACTGATGAAGTTTTGTCAGTCCAGCCACCTGAGCAAGATGGTAGTGTTGGGGGAGTTTCTGAAAAGAATCAGGATGATGAAGTAGAATTgtcaaaggaaaaggaaaatttgCATGAGAAAGTTGTTGAATCCCAATCCCATGATGGAGCTAGCAGTCCGATTTCTGTTTCTCCTGAGTTGAACATTGCAAGAATGACTTCTGCTTCAGAAAGTACATTTATAAAGAATCTGGGTGGTATAGCTCTCTCAATTAGTGCTGATAATGCAAGGAATAATGTTTACAATATTGATAAAAGTGATGGGGTTGTTGCCCGAATCATCGGGCTCTTAGGTGCTTTAGTTGCTTTTGGGTACTTGAAAATTGGTTCAACTGCTTCCTCGGATATGACTAACAACCTTTTAGGAAGTGCACTGCATGATGGAGGGGGTGGCATGTTTGAAGATAAAGTTTCCCTTTTACTTTTTGCTTTACAAAAGGCTTTCCAAGCAGCACCAAACCGATTATTGACCAGTAATGTGTATGCAGCATTGTTGGGGGCGTCG ATAAATGCCTCTTCAACTGATGAGGGGTTGAACTTCTATGATTCTGGTCATCAATTTGAACATTTGCAACTTCTTTTGGTTCTCTTGCGGTCACTTCCATATgcacccaaggcttttcaaacCCGAGCGCTACAG GATCTTCTGTTTTTGGCTTGCAGTCAGTCAGAAAATAGAAGCAGTCTTACAAACATGGAGGAATGGCCTGAATGGATTCTTGAGGTTCTCATCTCTAACTATGAG ATGGGTGCAAGCAAACATTCTGATTCTGCAAGATCAGGAGACATAGAAGACCTCATACACAACTTCCTGATTATAATGTTAGAGCATTCCATGCGCCAGAAGGATGGCTGGAAG GATATTGAAGCTACAATTCATTGTGCAGAGTGGCTTTCTATAGTGGGTGGATCAAGCACCGGAGACCAACGGGTTAG GCGCGAGGAATCATTACCCATATTTAAAAGGAGGCTATTAGGTGGTTTGCTGGACTTCGCAGCTAGAGAACTCCAGGTTCAG ACTCAAGTTATTGCTGCGGCATCTGCTAATGTGGCATCAGGGACTTCATCACCAAAAGATGCCAAGGCAGAAGCAGAAAATGTGGCTCAACTTTCTGTAGCATTAGTAGAGAATGCAATAGTGATACTAATGCTTGTTGAGGATCATTTACGGTTACAGTGCAAACTGTCTTCTGTTTCACGTGCAACAGATAGTTCTCCATCTCCCCTTTCTCTTGTATCTCCCCTCAATAACCAGTCAAATTCATCGAATACAGTTGGTGGAGATTCATTTGGGGCTTTGGGTGATCGCAAATCCTTATCTAGTGATTCTGGGGGACTTCCTCTTGAT CTTCTTGCTTCAATGGCTGATGCAAATGGTCAAGTATCTGCAGCAGTGATGGAACGTCTTACTGCTGCAGCAGCGGCTGAGCCTTATGGGTCTGTTTCATGTGCTTTTGTATCATATGGAAGCTGTACTGCGGATCTAGCAATGGGGTGGAAGTATAGGAGCAGATTGTGGTATGGAGTAGGCATTCCTTCAAACACAGCAGCctttggtggtggtggcagCGGTAGGGAATCTTGGATGGCTGCACTAGAGAAGGATGCAAACGGAAACTGGATTGAGCTTCCTTTGGTGAAAAAGTCTGTTGCAATGCTCCAAGCTTTACTATTAGATGATTCGGGACTTGGTGGTGGACTTGGCATAGGTGGTGGATCTGGTACTGGAATGGGAGGCATGGCAGCACTCTATCAGTTGTTGGACAGTGACCAACCATTCTTATGCATGCTCCGAATGACACTTCTTTCGAtgagagaagaagatgatggtgaaGAGAGCATGCTTATGAGCAATGTAAGCATAGATGTTGGGAAATCAGATGGGAGGAAACCACGATCAGCATTGCTGTGGAG TGTGCTTTCACCTGTTCTAAACATGCCAATTTCTGATTCCAAGAGGCAGAGAGTGTTGGTTGCTTCCTGTGTTCTTTATTCTGAG TTATATCATGCTGTTGGCAGGGATGGAAAGCCTCTCCGTAAACTTTACCTTGAGGCCATTGTACCTCCATTTGTTGCTGTTTTGAGGAGGTGGCGGCCAATTTTGGCTGGAATTCATGAACTTGCAACTGCTGATGGTCTGAATCCTCTTATGGTTGAAGACCGTGCATTGGCTGCTGATGCCCTTCCAATAGAG GCTGCTCTTGCAATGATCTCTCCAGCTTGGGCCGCTGCTTTTGCATCACCACCTGCTGCAATGGCACTGGCAATGATAGCTGCTGGTGCCTCTGGTGGAGAAACTCCAGCTCCTCCGACAACTTCTCAACTTAGGCGTGATTCCTCATTGCTTGAGCGGAAAACTAATAAGCTTCACACATTTTCGAGCTTCCAAAAACCTTTAGAGCAACCTGAAAAAGCCCCAGCTCTACCAAAGGATAAGGCCGCTGCAAAAGCTGCTGCCTTGGCTGCAGCACGTGATCTTGAACGTAATAATAAAATCGGTTCTGGAAGGGGCCTTAGTGCTGTGGCAATGGCCACATCTGCACAGCGGAGGAGTGCTGGTGACATGGAGCGTGTGAAGAGATGGAATATTGCTGAAGCAATGGAAGTTGCCTGGATGGAATGTTTGCAGCCAGTTGATACCAGATCAGTCTATGGAAAAGATTTTAATGCTTTATCGTATAAATTTATTGCTGTTCTTGTGGCAAGTTTTGCTTTAGCAAGAAACATCCAACGATCTGAG GTTGACAGACGTTCTCAAGTTGATCTAATAACTCGTCATCGTTTGGGCAAAGGAAGTCGTGCATGGCGCAAGCTCATGCATTGCTTGATTGAGATGAAGTGTCTTCTTGGGCCATCTGGAGACCAATTATGCAATCAATCACCT GTTTTCTGGAAGCTAGATTTTATGGAAAGTTCTTCTAGGATGAGACGATGTGTGAGGAGGAATTACGAAGGTTCTGACCATTTTGGTGCTGCTGCCAATTTTGAGGATCCTATTAAGACAAAAGAACAGGAAAATGTCATAAGTTCCTCAAATGCTCCTATTTTGGCAGCAGAAGCAATTGCCGTGGAGGCAGTAAACGAAGATGATGAACAAGGGGAGATTGAAAATATGGATGGTAGACCGTATGGTATGGAAGAGAGTGGAGAGAATCATTCACGACTGTCTGAAACAGCTGAGAAAAGCCTGCTGGCACCTGCTGAATCTGATGATACTCAAGTTGCTGGTGAACCAGGCTTGGTCCAAAGTTCGTCACCAATTGCGGCTGGATATGTTCCTAGTGAACTTGATGAAAGAATTGTTCTTGAGCTTCCTTCGTCAATGGTTCGCCCATTGAGGGTTATAAGTGGAACTTTTCAG GTAACAAGTAGAAGAATAAATTTCATAGTTGATAACAGTGATGTGAATGGTTCACTGGATGAACTAGATTGCAAGGAAATGAGAGAAGAACATAAGGATCGTAGCTGGTCTATGTCATCCCTTCATCAAATATACAGCCGAAG ATATCTCCTAAGAAGAAGTGCACTGGAGCTATTTTTGGTTGATCGTTCAAACTTCTTCTTTGATTTTGGG AGTACGGAAGGACGAAGAAACGCATATCGAGCTATTGTTCAAGCACGGCCTCCCCATTTGAATAATATATATCTTGCAACTCAG AGACCTGAACAACTTCTCAAGAGAACACAGCTTATGGAGCGTTGGGCTAGGTGGGAG ATCAGCAATTTTGAATATCTCATGCAGCTCAATACCCTTGCGGGGCGTAGTTACAATGATATTACTCAG TATCCTGTTTTCCCATGGATCCTTTCTGATTACAGTTCGAAGACTTTGGATCTTGCAGACCCTTCTTCTTATCGAGACCTTTCAAAG CCTGTTGGTGCTTTGAATTCTGATCgtctggaaaaatttcaagaGAGATATTCCAGCTTCGAGGACCCAGTTATACCCAAATTCCATTATGGTTCTCATTATTCCAGCGCTGGAACA GTGCTATATTATCTTGTTAGAGTTGAACCGTTTACAACTCTGTCAATTCAACTGCAAGGCGGAAAGTTTGATCATGCAGATCGGATGTTTTCAGATATTGCTTCTACTTGGAATGGAGTTACTGAAGACATGAGTGATGTGAAGGAATTG GTTCCCGAGTTGTTCTACCTCCCTGAGATCTTAACCAATGAAAATTCAATCGATTTTGGTACAACACAAACAGGCGGAAAACTTG GTTCTGTCAAACTTCCACCATGGGCAGAAAACCCAATTGATTTCATTCATAAGCATCGGAAGGCTCTTGAAAGCGAACACGTATCTGCACATTTGCATGAATGGATTGATCTTATATTTGG GTATAAGCAACGTGGCAAAGAAGCTATATTGGCAAATAATGTTTTCTTCTACATTACCTATGAAGGGACTGTTGATATTGATAAGATATCAGACCCA gtACAACAACGTGCAACACAAGACCAGATTGCATACTTTGGTCAAACGCCATCGCAACTTCTTACCATCCCTCACTTGAAGAAGATGCCACTAGCAGATGTTCTTCATTTGCAG ACCATCTTCCGGAACccaaaagaagtcaaacaatATGCTGTTCCTGCTCCTGAGCGTTGCAATCTTCCTGCAGCTGGTATTCATGCATCTTCAGATACTGTCGTAATTGTTGATATGCATGCACCAGCAGCACATGTTGCACAGCACAAGTGGCAGCCGAACACTCCTGACGGTCAAGGTATGCCTTTCCTCTTTCAACACGGAAAGCCTGCAGCAAGCTCCACTGGTGGAGCATTTATGCGTATGTTCAAAGGGCCTGCTGGATCTGGTTCTGAGGATTGGCTTTTTCCTCAAGCGCTAGCATTTGCTACGTCTGGAATCAGAAGCTCGGCTATAGTTTCCATAACATGTGACAAAGAAGTCATCACTG GTGGGCATGTGGACAACAGTATCAAGCTAGTTTCATCAGATGGAGCAAAAACCTTGGAGACAGCCTTTGGCCACTGCGCTCCAGTCACTTGTCTTGGACTTTCACCTGATAGCAACTACCTTGTGACGGGATCCAGAGATACTACTGTTTTACTTTGGAGAGTACATAGAGCATTTACTTCTCGCTCAAGCAGCGTATCGGAGTCTTCTAGTGGGACACCAGGCACAACCAGCAATAGTAATTTATCACATATATTGGCAGACAAAAGCAGGAGGCGTCGTATTGAAGGCCCCATACATGTTCTTCGAGGCCACCAGAGGGAAATACTTTCTTGCTGTGTGAGCTCAGATCTTGGGATAGTTGTTTCATGCTCCCAATCATCAGATGTGCTCTTGCATTCTATAAGAAGAGGTCGGCTGATCAGAAGGCTGCCTGGTGTGGAGGCCCATGCTGTCTGCCTCTCATCTGAGGGAGTTGTATTGACTTGGAATAAAACACTCAATACTTTGAGTACCTTTACTCTTAATGGATCTCTCATTGCCAGAGCTCAGTTACCGGTCTCTGGTAGCATCAGTTGTATGGAAATTTCTGTTGATGGATGGAGTGCTTTGATAGGAATAAACTTGTCTATAGAAAGTGATAGAACCTTCAGCGGCAGCTGGGATTCTAAGCTTAAGAACACAGAGTTTGAGGATCTTTCACTGGAGTCGGAGGGAACTGAAGAAATCAACAGATTGGACACTCCATCGCCTTCAATTTGCTTCCTGGATATTCACACACTGAAG GTTTTTCATATATTGAAGTTGGGAGAAGGAAGGGAGATCACATCTCTTGCTCTAAACACAGACAATACAAACCTTCTGGTGTCGACTGCAGATAAACAGTTGATAATTTTCACTGATCCAGCT TTGAGCTTGAAAGTGGTGGATCAGATGCTCAAGCTTGGTTGGGAAGGTGATGGGCTAAGTCccctaataaaatcatag